One window of Suricata suricatta isolate VVHF042 chromosome 6, meerkat_22Aug2017_6uvM2_HiC, whole genome shotgun sequence genomic DNA carries:
- the ECSCR gene encoding endothelial cell-specific chemotaxis regulator isoform X3 yields MGTVGATQLCWVILGFHLLQGHHSQPTTIQTSSLQAAPEETSQVLEAASKPGTQNMSTVDGHSQALLGLTGSQPQKLASELNASQDVTPTSATMSLRMREDSTILPSPTSETVLTVAAFGVISFIVILVVVVIILVSVVSLRFKCRKTKESEDPQKPGSSGLSESCSTANGEKESITLISMKNINMNNSKGCPPAEKVL; encoded by the exons ATGGGGACGGTTGGAGCAACACAGCTGTGCTGGGTGATCCTCGGCTTCCACCTACTCCAAG GCCACCACTCCCAGCCCACGACAATACAGACATCCAGCCTTCAGG CAGCTCCAGAGGAGACCTCACAGGTCCTCGAGGCAGCCAGTAAACCCgggacacagaacatgagcactGTGGATGGTCACTCCCAGGCCCTGCTGGGCCTGACCGGGTCCCAGCCACAGAAGTTGGCATCAGAACTTA ACGCTTCTCAAGATGTTACTCCCACATCAGCCACCATGAGCCTGAGGATGAGAGAAGATTCCACCATCCTacccagccccacatcagagaCGGTGCTCACTGTGGCTGCATTTG GTGTTATCAGCTTCATTGTCATCCTGGTGGTTGTGGTGATCATCCTAGTGAGTGTGGTCAGTCTAAGGTTTAAGTGTCGGAAGACCAAGGAGTCTGAAG ATCCCCAGAAACCTGGGAGTTCAGGGTTATCCGAAAG CTGCTCTACAGccaatggggagaaagagagcatcaCCCTGATCTCCATGAAGAATATCAACATGAATAACAGCAAAGGATGCCCCCCAGCAGAGAAG GTTCTTTAG
- the ECSCR gene encoding endothelial cell-specific chemotaxis regulator isoform X4 — protein sequence MGTVGATQLCWVILGFHLLQGHHSQPTTIQTSSLQAPEETSQVLEAASKPGTQNMSTVDGHSQALLGLTGSQPQKLASELNASQDVTPTSATMSLRMREDSTILPSPTSETVLTVAAFGVISFIVILVVVVIILVSVVSLRFKCRKTKESEDPQKPGSSGLSESCSTANGEKESITLISMKNINMNNSKGCPPAEKVL from the exons ATGGGGACGGTTGGAGCAACACAGCTGTGCTGGGTGATCCTCGGCTTCCACCTACTCCAAG GCCACCACTCCCAGCCCACGACAATACAGACATCCAGCCTTCAGG CTCCAGAGGAGACCTCACAGGTCCTCGAGGCAGCCAGTAAACCCgggacacagaacatgagcactGTGGATGGTCACTCCCAGGCCCTGCTGGGCCTGACCGGGTCCCAGCCACAGAAGTTGGCATCAGAACTTA ACGCTTCTCAAGATGTTACTCCCACATCAGCCACCATGAGCCTGAGGATGAGAGAAGATTCCACCATCCTacccagccccacatcagagaCGGTGCTCACTGTGGCTGCATTTG GTGTTATCAGCTTCATTGTCATCCTGGTGGTTGTGGTGATCATCCTAGTGAGTGTGGTCAGTCTAAGGTTTAAGTGTCGGAAGACCAAGGAGTCTGAAG ATCCCCAGAAACCTGGGAGTTCAGGGTTATCCGAAAG CTGCTCTACAGccaatggggagaaagagagcatcaCCCTGATCTCCATGAAGAATATCAACATGAATAACAGCAAAGGATGCCCCCCAGCAGAGAAG GTTCTTTAG
- the ECSCR gene encoding endothelial cell-specific chemotaxis regulator isoform X2 — protein sequence MGTVGATQLCWVILGFHLLQGHHSQPTTIQTSSLQGAFSSQNLTTEPLSYNTAPEETSQVLEAASKPGTQNMSTVDGHSQALLGLTGSQPQKLASELNASQDVTPTSATMSLRMREDSTILPSPTSETVLTVAAFGVISFIVILVVVVIILVSVVSLRFKCRKTKESEDPQKPGSSGLSESCSTANGEKESITLISMKNINMNNSKGCPPAEKVL from the exons ATGGGGACGGTTGGAGCAACACAGCTGTGCTGGGTGATCCTCGGCTTCCACCTACTCCAAG GCCACCACTCCCAGCCCACGACAATACAGACATCCAGCCTTCAGG GAGCCTTCAGCAGTCAAAATCTGACCACAGAGCCACTTTCTTACAACACAG CTCCAGAGGAGACCTCACAGGTCCTCGAGGCAGCCAGTAAACCCgggacacagaacatgagcactGTGGATGGTCACTCCCAGGCCCTGCTGGGCCTGACCGGGTCCCAGCCACAGAAGTTGGCATCAGAACTTA ACGCTTCTCAAGATGTTACTCCCACATCAGCCACCATGAGCCTGAGGATGAGAGAAGATTCCACCATCCTacccagccccacatcagagaCGGTGCTCACTGTGGCTGCATTTG GTGTTATCAGCTTCATTGTCATCCTGGTGGTTGTGGTGATCATCCTAGTGAGTGTGGTCAGTCTAAGGTTTAAGTGTCGGAAGACCAAGGAGTCTGAAG ATCCCCAGAAACCTGGGAGTTCAGGGTTATCCGAAAG CTGCTCTACAGccaatggggagaaagagagcatcaCCCTGATCTCCATGAAGAATATCAACATGAATAACAGCAAAGGATGCCCCCCAGCAGAGAAG GTTCTTTAG
- the ECSCR gene encoding endothelial cell-specific chemotaxis regulator isoform X5, with protein sequence MGTVGATQLCWVILGFHLLQGHHSQPTTIQTSSLQGAFSSQNLTTEPLSYNTAAPEETSQVLEAASKPGTQNMSTVDGHSQALLGLTGSQPQKLASELSVISFIVILVVVVIILVSVVSLRFKCRKTKESEDPQKPGSSGLSESCSTANGEKESITLISMKNINMNNSKGCPPAEKVL encoded by the exons ATGGGGACGGTTGGAGCAACACAGCTGTGCTGGGTGATCCTCGGCTTCCACCTACTCCAAG GCCACCACTCCCAGCCCACGACAATACAGACATCCAGCCTTCAGG GAGCCTTCAGCAGTCAAAATCTGACCACAGAGCCACTTTCTTACAACACAG CAGCTCCAGAGGAGACCTCACAGGTCCTCGAGGCAGCCAGTAAACCCgggacacagaacatgagcactGTGGATGGTCACTCCCAGGCCCTGCTGGGCCTGACCGGGTCCCAGCCACAGAAGTTGGCATCAGAACTTA GTGTTATCAGCTTCATTGTCATCCTGGTGGTTGTGGTGATCATCCTAGTGAGTGTGGTCAGTCTAAGGTTTAAGTGTCGGAAGACCAAGGAGTCTGAAG ATCCCCAGAAACCTGGGAGTTCAGGGTTATCCGAAAG CTGCTCTACAGccaatggggagaaagagagcatcaCCCTGATCTCCATGAAGAATATCAACATGAATAACAGCAAAGGATGCCCCCCAGCAGAGAAG GTTCTTTAG
- the ECSCR gene encoding endothelial cell-specific chemotaxis regulator isoform X1 — MGTVGATQLCWVILGFHLLQGHHSQPTTIQTSSLQGAFSSQNLTTEPLSYNTAAPEETSQVLEAASKPGTQNMSTVDGHSQALLGLTGSQPQKLASELNASQDVTPTSATMSLRMREDSTILPSPTSETVLTVAAFGVISFIVILVVVVIILVSVVSLRFKCRKTKESEDPQKPGSSGLSESCSTANGEKESITLISMKNINMNNSKGCPPAEKVL; from the exons ATGGGGACGGTTGGAGCAACACAGCTGTGCTGGGTGATCCTCGGCTTCCACCTACTCCAAG GCCACCACTCCCAGCCCACGACAATACAGACATCCAGCCTTCAGG GAGCCTTCAGCAGTCAAAATCTGACCACAGAGCCACTTTCTTACAACACAG CAGCTCCAGAGGAGACCTCACAGGTCCTCGAGGCAGCCAGTAAACCCgggacacagaacatgagcactGTGGATGGTCACTCCCAGGCCCTGCTGGGCCTGACCGGGTCCCAGCCACAGAAGTTGGCATCAGAACTTA ACGCTTCTCAAGATGTTACTCCCACATCAGCCACCATGAGCCTGAGGATGAGAGAAGATTCCACCATCCTacccagccccacatcagagaCGGTGCTCACTGTGGCTGCATTTG GTGTTATCAGCTTCATTGTCATCCTGGTGGTTGTGGTGATCATCCTAGTGAGTGTGGTCAGTCTAAGGTTTAAGTGTCGGAAGACCAAGGAGTCTGAAG ATCCCCAGAAACCTGGGAGTTCAGGGTTATCCGAAAG CTGCTCTACAGccaatggggagaaagagagcatcaCCCTGATCTCCATGAAGAATATCAACATGAATAACAGCAAAGGATGCCCCCCAGCAGAGAAG GTTCTTTAG